From Montipora foliosa isolate CH-2021 chromosome 6, ASM3666993v2, whole genome shotgun sequence, a single genomic window includes:
- the LOC138005676 gene encoding neuropeptides capa receptor-like — protein MENSSNLLYHVDCPTGSLTAIAVVLSAISLLGLGGNFLVIITFIKRENLKTSSNYYFMNMVVSDLVCVLLNWPLFATEGMLQAGGSLITDAVAASFFCKLGIYSRSLSYSVSITSLVLIAVDRFIATRFPLKSLTITGKIRTIFMLVSWGIPAFGLIPFLLYSRVIQSEEHTFCRNMMSQLLLQTYYSVGFVLLYCIPFIFIVVLYSLIMKQLRERRKLYNGDRIQSRAKRDKENQNMMKVFGSIVLGFFTCWTPLYVYMFLKSLHPSVFTKDKCLSLNLVGVLYYIFPLISTAINPFVLIAFSSSYRVSFKRACFYFLCQKKGQNSRRFALAVVYPQ, from the coding sequence ATGGAAAACTCCTCTAATCTCTTATATCATGTAGACTGTCCAACCGGCTCCCTTACGGCAATAGCTGTTGTCCTTTCAGCCATTAGTCTTTTGGGACTTGGGGGAAATTTCCTTGTGATAATAACATTCATCAAGCGAGAAAACTTAAAGACGAGTTCTAACTACTACTTCATGAACATGGTGGTTTCTGATTTGGTGTGCGTTCTTCTTAACTGGCCCCTCTTTGCTACTGAAGGTATGCTGCAGGCTGGTGGAAGTCTTATTACGGACGCTGTTGCCGCTTCGTTCTTCTGCAAGCTGGGAATTTATTCACGATCACTGTCATATTCGGTGTCTATAACCAGCTTAGTTCTAATCGCTGTGGACAGATTTATTGCGACAAGGTTTCCACTAAAATCGTTAACGATAACTGGAAAGATTCGAACAATTTTCATGCTTGTAAGTTGGGGTATACCAGCGTTTGGTCTCATTCCGTTCTTGCTTTACTCTAGAGTAATTCAATCAGAGGAACATACTTtttgcagaaacatgatgagtCAGTTACTGCTGCAAACCTACTACTCCGTAGGTTTTGTTTTGCTCTACTGCATCCCTTTCATTTTTATAGTCGTCCTCTACTCGCTAATTATGAAACAACTAAGAGAAAGAAGGAAGCTCTATAATGGGGATCGAATTCAATCCAGAGCAAAGAGAgacaaggaaaaccaaaacatgATGAAAGTCTTTGGATCTATCGTCCTTGGATTTTTCACTTGTTGGACACCTCTTTATGTCTACATGTTTTTAAAATCACTTCACCCCTCTGTGTTCACGAAAGATAAATGTCTTTCATTAAATCTGGTGGGTGTGCTGTACTACATTTTCCCACTGATAAGTACAGCCATCAATCCATTTGTCCTAATCGCTTTTAGTTCTAGTTATCGCGTCTCGTTCAAGAGAGCATGTTTCTATTTCCTCTGTCAAAAGAAGGGACAAAACAGTCGGCGATTTGCATTGGCGGTAGTTTACCCGCAGTAA